In Candidatus Babeliales bacterium, one DNA window encodes the following:
- a CDS encoding phosphatase PAP2 family protein, whose amino-acid sequence MITIKRSFLIYGACIVMMQAHCSFSADLRVKKPMYAPFNCDSKIKDAFVGVFRNTIDLHRELFNWDSFKIGVGLFPGIVFGRMIDERLQNCFINRSCHKNINQMGKFSQQFAKCGIVFPIFAAGCLSIGARNPDVRETSRIFLNGLPFVYWFAHLIKGCKVGKIDLRPWREEFSCTNRAHGGFPSGHLSWYAYAAALYGKRFGWRAAVPLGGLAVFTAASFVNCNRHYASQLIAGAGIGILYAFAADKVIDKKLYDNFDFSCSYDPYRGAAVKVSYTF is encoded by the coding sequence TTGATTACGATAAAGCGATCATTTTTGATATATGGGGCTTGCATTGTTATGATGCAAGCTCATTGTTCTTTTTCTGCAGATCTTCGTGTGAAAAAGCCTATGTACGCACCTTTTAATTGTGATAGTAAAATTAAAGACGCCTTTGTGGGTGTATTTAGAAATACGATTGACTTGCATCGTGAACTTTTTAATTGGGATTCTTTTAAAATTGGAGTGGGACTATTTCCGGGTATTGTTTTTGGTCGTATGATAGACGAACGGTTGCAAAATTGCTTTATTAATAGGTCTTGTCATAAAAATATTAATCAAATGGGTAAGTTTTCTCAGCAGTTTGCTAAATGTGGCATTGTTTTTCCCATTTTTGCAGCGGGGTGTTTGTCGATTGGAGCACGCAATCCTGATGTGCGTGAGACGAGCCGAATATTTCTAAATGGTCTTCCGTTTGTATATTGGTTTGCGCATTTGATTAAGGGATGCAAAGTGGGAAAGATTGATCTACGTCCGTGGCGCGAAGAATTTTCTTGTACAAACCGTGCACATGGAGGATTTCCATCGGGACATTTATCGTGGTATGCATATGCAGCAGCATTGTATGGGAAGCGGTTTGGCTGGCGTGCAGCGGTGCCACTTGGAGGCCTTGCGGTGTTTACTGCTGCATCATTTGTAAATTGTAACCGACATTATGCATCACAACTCATTGCAGGTGCTGGAATCGGCATATTGTATGCATTTGCTGCAGATAAGGTTATTGATAAAAAATTGTATGATAATTTCGATTTTAGCTGTTCCTATGATCCATACCGCGGAGCTGCAGTAAAAGTTTCATATACATTCTAA